One Prunus dulcis chromosome 8, ALMONDv2, whole genome shotgun sequence DNA window includes the following coding sequences:
- the LOC117636758 gene encoding uncharacterized protein LOC117636758, with amino-acid sequence MGAAADAYAAEEDKTPQACRKMCMCNLFCLCLTILVGVIWLFNLIVRHILRDIEINRVDPTFHLHSATVSLLNNASASEFTASWDVTLVASNPNHKLDIYYDTLQAAIFYNANRSDSYRPRVLLATKPLPPPSALRTRAETTCSFRIEAASAYIGDDMAKEISEGRARGMVRFELTLLAMYKFPNWYWTYPKLFAAWCNPVEFGFSPDNWIGTAQSSACEENGDLSRLVLQIAR; translated from the coding sequence ATGGGTGCTGCTGCTGATGCTTATGCCGCCGAAGAAGACAAAACCCCTCAAGCTTGTCGGAAAATGTGTATGTGTAACCTCTTCTGCCTCTGCCTCACGATCCTTGTAGGTGTGATTTGGCTCTTCAACCTCATCGTCAGGCACATCCTCAGGGACATCGAAATCAACCGCGTGGACCCCACGTTCCACCTCCACTCCGCCACCGTGTCCCTACTCAACAACGCGTCTGCCTCCGAGTTCACCGCCAGTTGGGACGTGACGCTGGTCGCCTCCAACCCCAACCACAAGCTCGACATCTACTACGACACCCTCCAGGCCGCCATCTTCTACAACGCGAACCGGAGCGACAGCTATAGGCCCAGAGTCTTGCTGGCAACGAAGCCGCTGCCGCCGCCATCGGCTCTGAGAACCAGGGCCGAGACCACTTGTAGTTTCCGCATCGAAGCCGCGTCCGCGTACATAGGTGATGACATGGCCAAGGAAATCTCGGAAGGGAGAGCTCGTGGAATGGTGAGATTTGAGCTCACCCTGTTGGCTATGTATAAGTTTCCCAACTGGTATTGGACATATCCCAAATTGTTTGCGGCTTGGTGCAACCCCGTCGAGTTTGGATTTTCCCCGGATAATTGGATCGGGACGGCTCAGTCAAGTGCATGCGAGGAGAATGGGGATCTAAGTCGTTTGGTATTACAAATTGCAAGATGA
- the LOC117636761 gene encoding RING-H2 finger protein ATL65, giving the protein MVAAAAAAPAPAPSPYPARAPTLSIPIITATPLHASSPPSKYPIDFSPPLIAMVVVVATAFLIVTYSRLISQHVIPPILSLQRRWRRRRRRSYLPSSIGDLDSPRYDSSFDPADLGFHAFSPYGLDESVIKTIPLSLYTSKTTSTGLNNPLSKDCAVCLIEFQDDDYVRTLPVCSHVFHVDCIDMWLRSHANCPLCRAGIFRPESPFVPLMAARIRPSLDDAVFRSIALEPLAEAPASRDSDSIVTEIERCAEERSPRRSSNYWEDYRINGGDFVLKRSHSFGFERSSASAERMMVTEPATASPWRYRRGSFWSKRPSPFGSLTKARVFSFRSTYRGGVNMKSPFFRRKCFFPLTEPSARFSGGGAGGSSRRSKSMTSPMFMRSSAMSAFSSSRLRCGDPEALLSPERFNRR; this is encoded by the coding sequence ATGGTTGCTGCTGCAGCTGCAGCTCCAGCTCCAGCTCCATCGCCATATCCTGCACGCGCACCCACCCTATCCATTCCCATCATCACAGCCACCCCACTCCATGCATCATCTCCGCCGTCCAAGTACCCCATCGACTTTTCCCCGCCGTTGATCGCCATGGTGGTCGTCGTCGCCACCGCCTTCCTAATCGTCACTTACTCCCGCCTCATCTCCCAACACGTCATCCCGCCAATCCTCAGCCTCCAACGACGCTGGCGCCGCCGTCGTCGCCGCTCCTACCTCCCCTCCTCCATCGGCGACCTGGACTCTCCGCGGTACGACTCGTCGTTTGACCCGGCCGACCTCGGCTTCCACGCCTTCTCTCCCTACGGCCTCGACGAGTCGGTCATCAAAACGATCCCGCTCTCTCTCTACAcgtccaaaacgacgtcgaCCGGTTTGAATAATCCTCTCAGTAAAGACTGCGCCGTTTGCTTGATCGAGTTCCAAGACGACGACTACGTACGCACTCTTCCGGTCTGTTCGCACGTGTTTCACGTGGACTGCATCGACATGTGGCTTCGATCTCACGCCAACTGTCCTCTCTGCCGCGCCGGAATATTCCGCCCGGAGTCTCCGTTCGTTCCGTTGATGGCCGCCAGGATCCGGCCGAGCCTCGACGATGCCGTTTTCAGGAGCATCGCGCTCGAGCCGCTTGCGGAAGCTCCGGCGTCTCGGGATTCCGATTCGATCGTTACCGAGATCGAACGGTGCGCGGAGGAGCGGTCGCCGAGGAGGAGCTCCAACTACTGGGAGGATTATCGGATCAACGGCGGAGATTTCGTCCTGAAGCGGTCGCACTCGTTCGGATTCGAGCGGAGCTCGGCGTCGGCGGAGAGGATGATGGTGACGGAGCCAGCGACGGCGTCACCGTGGCGGTACCGGAGAGGAAGCTTCTGGAGCAAGCGGCCGTCGCCCTTCGGGTCGTTGACGAAGGCTCGGGTCTTCTCCTTCAGGTCAACGTACAGAGGCGGCGTGAATATGAAATCGCCTTTCTTCCGCCGGAAATGCTTCTTCCCGCTGACGGAGCCGAGCGCGAGATTCTCCGGCGGCGGCGCAGGAGGATCGTCTCGCCGGAGCAAGTCGATGACGAGTCCGATGTTCATGAGATCATCGGCGATGTCAGCTTTCTCGTCGAGCCGCCTCCGGTGCGGAGATCCAGAGGCGTTGTTATCGCCAGAGAGGTTTAACAGAAgatag
- the LOC117638467 gene encoding uncharacterized protein LOC117638467, protein MDAHAQGNSPPRRINWRGIITKWLKIIAKWWGAIAILSVGAILIVVLAALILFKQVVIKPLDPEFRLQSATVSLFNTSAAEFTATWDVKFIAVNPNHKLNISYNSMRAAMFYKANNSDGNGVLLATKPVPPPSSLSPKAETTRSFRVETASAYVGEDVAKEISEGRARGSVSFVLRLLGSFKFSSYWTDPRKFEASCHRVEFGFSPGNSTGALTLGQSRVCGTDLGSGKFCLFD, encoded by the coding sequence ATGGATGCTCATGCCCAAGGCAACAGCCCCCCTCGTCGGATCAACTGGCGGGGAATAATCACCAAATGGTTGAAAATAATCGCCAAGTGGTGGGGAGCAATCGCCATCCTCTCCGTCGGCGCCATCCTTATCGTCGTCTTGGCAGCCTTGATCCTCTTCAAGCAGGTCGTAATCAAACCCCTCGACCCTGAGTTCCGCCTCCAATCCGCCACCGTCTCCCTCTTCAACACCTCCGCTGCCGAATTCACCGCCACGTGGGACGTGAAGTTCATCGCCGTTAACCCCAACCACAAGCTCAACATCTCCTACAACAGCATGAGGGCTGCAATGTTCTACAAAGCGAACAACAGCGACGGCAACGGCGTCTTGCTCGCAACGAAGCCGGTGCCGCCGCCGTCGTCTTTGAGCCCCAAGGCCGAGACCACTCGCAGTTTCAGAGTCGAAACGGCGTCGGCGTACGTGGGCGAGGACGTGGCGAAGGAAATCTCGGAGGGGAGAGCTCGTGGGTCGGTGAGCTTTGTGCTCAGGTTGTTGGGTTCGTTTAAGTTTTCCTCGTACTGGACAGATCCCAGAAAGTTTGAGGCCTCTTGCCACCGGGTCGAGTTCGGGTTTTCCCCGGGAAACTCGACCGGGGCACTGACACTGGGTCAGTCAAGGGTATGCGGGACTGATCTGGGAAGTGGTAAGTTTTGTCTTTTCGATTGA
- the LOC117636904 gene encoding mitochondrial import receptor subunit TOM6 homolog — MFPGMFMKKPDKAEALKQLRSHVAMFGAWVVAIRAAPYVLHFLCGEKDELKLEF, encoded by the coding sequence ATGTTTCCGGGAATGTTCATGAAAAAGCCAGACAAGGCAGAGGCTCTGAAGCAGCTGCGAAGCCATGTGGCCATGTTTGGGGCTTGGGTCGTTGCGATCCGGGCCGCCCCCTACGTTCTTCACTTCCTCTGCGGTGAAAAGGATGAGCTGAAGCTTGAATTTTGA
- the LOC117636759 gene encoding long chain acyl-CoA synthetase 2 → MDFIVKVEESRPAADGRPSAGPVYRSIYAKDGLMELPEGLESPWQFLSDSAKKYPNNPMLGRRQVKETKVGPYVWLTYQEVHDAALRMGSAIRSRGVNPGDRCGIFGSNCPQWLTAMEACNSHAITYVPLYDTLGANAVEFIINHAEVSIAFVQENKISAILSCLPNCSTHLKTIVSFANISSTQKEEAEGLGVSCFSWEEFSQLGNLDCELPPKQRTDICTIMYTSGTTGEPKGVIITNGAIMAEVLSVEQILFLTDKVCTEGDSYFSFLPLAHIYDQIMESYCIYKGSSIGFWRGDIRFLMEDLQELRPTMFCGVPRVYDRIYTGIANKVSSSGALRKTLFQYAYNYKLANLEKGLPQENAAPLFDKLVFDKMKQALGGRVRILLSGAAPLPRHVEEFFRVTACSTLSQGYGLTESCGGSLTSIGNVFPMMGTVGVPMTTIETRLESVPEMGYDALSSVPRGEICLRGKSLFSGYHKRQDLTEEVLIDGWFHTGDIGELQPNGAMKIIDRKKNIFKLSQGEYVAVENIESKYLQCPLITSIWVYGNSFESFLVAVVVPDRKALEDWAAEHHLTDDFKSLCQNLKARKYILDELNSVGQKQQLRGFELLKAVHLEPNPFDMERDLITPTFKLKRTHLLKYYKDRIDKLYSEAKEARV, encoded by the exons ATGGATTTTATAGTGAAGGTTGAAGAATCGAGGCCGGCGGCCGACGGGAGGCCATCCGCGGGGCCTGTGTACAGGAGCATTTATGCTAAAGATGGGCTCATGGAGTTGCCGGAGGGGTTGGAGTCTCCATGGCAGTTTCTCAG CGACTCTGCGAAGAAGTATCCAAACAATCCAATGCTTGGTCGGCGTCAAGTCAAAGAAACAAAG GTGGGTCCCTATGTATGGCTTACATATCAAGAGGTTCATGATGCAGCCCTTCGAATGGGTTCAGCCATCAGGAGTCGCGGTGTCAATCCT GGAGATCGTTGTGGTATCTTTGGATCAAACTGCCCCCAGTGGCTTACTGCAATGGAG GCCTGTAACAGCCATGCCATAACTTATGTTCCGTTGTATGACACCCTTG GTGCTAATGCAGTTGAATTCATCATCAATCATGCTGAAGTTTCCATAGCTTTTGTTCAAGAGAACAAGATCTCTGCT ATTCTGTCATGCCTTCCAAATTGCTCTACGCATTTAAAAA CAATTGTCAGCTTTGCAAATATTTCTAGCACTCAAAAGGAGGAAGCTGAAGGACTGGGGGTATCTTGTTTCTCTTGGGAGGAATTCTCTCAGTTG GGAAATTTAGATTGTGAACTACCTCCAAAACAGAGGACTGACATTTGCACTATAATGTACACAAGTGGAACAACTGGAGAACCAAAAGGTGTTATTATTACTAATGGAGCAATTATGGCAGAAGTATTGTCTGTGGAGCAAATACTTTTTCTAACAGATAAAGTG TGTACAGAAGGAGATTcgtatttttcctttcttcctttGGCCCATATATATGATCAAATTATGGAGAGCTATTGCATCTACAAGGGTTCCTCTATAGGCTTCTGGCGAGGA GATATCAGATTTCTAATGGAGGACCTTCAGGAACTAAGGCCTACTATGTTTTGCGGGGTCCCTAGAGTGTATGATCGCATATACACTG GTATTGCTAATAAAGTTTCATCTAGTGGTGCGTTGAGGAAGACGCTCTTCCAATATGCTTATAACTA CAAGTTGGCAAATCTGGAGAAGGGTCTGCCACAAGAAAACGCAGCACCTCTCTTCGACAAGCTTGTCTTTGATAAG ATGAAACAAGCACTAGGGGGACGAGTTCGTATACTGTTGTCTGGTGCTGCACCTTTGCCTAGGCATGTGGAGGAATTTTTTAGGGTCACCGCCTGCAGTACTTTGTCACAAGGATATG GCCTCACTGAAAGCTGTGGTGGAAGTCTTACGTCTATTGGCAATGTTTTTCCTATGATGGGAACTGTGGGTGTCCCCATGACAACTATTGAAACAAGGCTTGAGTCAGTGCCAGAAATGGGATATGATGCACTTTCCAGTGTGCCACGTGGAGAGATTTGCCTGAGAGGAAAATCCTTGTTTTCTGGTTACCACAAGCGACAAGATCTGACAGAGGAAGTCCTTATTGATGGGTGGTTTCATACTG GTGACATTGGAGAATTGCAGCCTAATGGAGCAATGAAAATTATAGATAGGAAAAAGAATATATTTAAACTGTCTCAAGGTGAATATGTTGCCGTGGAAAACATTGAAAGCAAATACCTGCAATGCCCTCTTATCACATCG ATTTGGGTTTATGGGAACAGCTTTGAGTCGTTTCTTGTTGCTGTGGTGGTCCCTGACAGAAAGGCATTGGAGGATTGGGCAGCAGAGCATCATTTGACAGATGATTTTAAATCATTATGTCAAAACCTGAAGGCCAGAAAGTACATTTTGGATGAGCTCAATAGTGTTGGTCAGAAGCAGCAA CTACGAGGTTTTGAGCTGTTAAAAGCAGTCCACTTGGAACCAAATCCCTTTGACATGGAGAGGGATCTTATAACTCCAACATTCAAACTGAAGAGAACACACCTACTTAAATATTACAAG GACCGTATTGATAAACTGTACAGTGAAGCAAAGGAAGCAAGGGTATGA